One genomic segment of Arthrobacter sp. JZ12 includes these proteins:
- a CDS encoding DsbA family protein: MTSTQLTYVFDAYCGWCYGFGPALHELAQDPDINITVISGGLFHAVSMNEMPHIPQANERISALTGVQFGPAYQAALADGSFVMDSDDAGTGLVSLKEASGGRDVEMAGAMQRAFYRDGLSLSGVTAYQRIAAEHGLDTELVTRLFLDPKTRDTALAEQEQAAALGVHSYPTLLAHTPSGLVKIGSPVATAEQLRTSIERLHAVTTKI; the protein is encoded by the coding sequence ATGACCAGCACGCAACTGACCTACGTCTTCGACGCCTACTGCGGATGGTGCTACGGGTTCGGCCCCGCGCTCCATGAACTCGCACAGGACCCCGACATCAACATCACCGTCATCAGCGGCGGACTCTTCCACGCCGTCAGCATGAACGAGATGCCGCACATCCCTCAAGCCAACGAGCGGATCAGCGCCCTCACCGGAGTCCAATTCGGACCCGCCTACCAGGCCGCCCTCGCAGACGGCTCTTTCGTCATGGACTCCGACGACGCCGGCACCGGCCTGGTCTCACTGAAAGAAGCATCCGGAGGCAGGGACGTGGAAATGGCAGGAGCCATGCAGCGCGCCTTCTACCGCGACGGACTAAGCCTCTCGGGCGTCACCGCCTACCAGCGCATCGCCGCCGAGCACGGCCTCGACACCGAACTCGTCACCCGCCTGTTCCTCGACCCCAAGACACGCGACACAGCCCTCGCCGAACAGGAACAAGCCGCCGCACTCGGCGTCCACAGCTACCCCACCCTCCTGGCACACACCCCCAGCGGCCTGGTCAAAATCGGCAGCCCCGTTGCCACAGCCGAACAACTGCGCACCAGCATCGAACGTCTACACGCCGTGACGACAAAGATCTAA
- a CDS encoding RNA polymerase sigma factor — MGESDSDEAALWASSLAGDGNAFGALFDRHRERVHRHVCYFLGSARDAEDVAATAFLELWRRRQDVRLVEGSVLPWLLVTATNAARNSRRATIRYRGLLDELPRSRNSAPDAEEDYLEQSPLDAVHQDLVLALRSLKAKDAELFALVVIQGYPISMAAHMVGLTEGAAKTRIRRARIRLRSCLEGHPELARVEAAEGARS, encoded by the coding sequence ATGGGAGAGTCCGATTCTGACGAAGCTGCGTTGTGGGCGAGCAGCTTGGCAGGCGATGGGAATGCTTTCGGTGCCTTGTTTGATCGGCACCGGGAGCGGGTTCATCGGCATGTCTGCTATTTCCTTGGCAGTGCACGGGATGCTGAAGATGTGGCTGCGACCGCTTTCCTGGAGCTGTGGCGCCGGCGTCAAGACGTGCGGCTTGTTGAGGGCTCGGTGCTGCCATGGCTGCTGGTGACGGCGACCAACGCGGCTCGCAATTCCCGGCGTGCCACCATCCGGTATCGCGGTCTTCTCGATGAGCTTCCTCGGAGCAGGAACTCAGCGCCGGATGCTGAAGAGGACTATCTGGAGCAGTCACCTTTAGACGCGGTGCATCAAGACCTGGTCCTCGCTTTGCGGTCACTGAAAGCGAAGGATGCGGAGCTGTTTGCCCTGGTCGTCATTCAGGGATACCCCATCTCCATGGCGGCGCACATGGTGGGCCTGACAGAGGGTGCTGCGAAGACGCGGATCCGCCGCGCAAGGATAAGGCTCCGTTCCTGTCTTGAGGGACATCCGGAGTTGGCTCGGGTCGAGGCCGCAGAAGGAGCACGATCATGA
- a CDS encoding winged helix-turn-helix transcriptional regulator, with product MAVSIFDPGCPSRVIFQRIGDKWASLVIQVLADGPVRFSDLRGMVSSVTPKVLTQTLRALERDGLVTRTVHPQVPPRVDYELTEMGRSLLGPLAQLRDWAEHHVPTILEARDRYDSARDEAILAGD from the coding sequence ATGGCGGTGAGCATTTTTGACCCGGGGTGCCCCTCGCGTGTCATCTTCCAGCGCATTGGGGACAAGTGGGCTTCCCTTGTGATCCAGGTGTTGGCAGACGGGCCGGTCCGATTCAGCGACCTCCGAGGCATGGTCAGCTCCGTGACACCGAAAGTACTCACCCAGACACTCCGAGCGCTGGAGCGTGACGGGCTCGTCACCCGCACGGTCCACCCACAGGTGCCACCGCGAGTCGACTACGAACTCACCGAGATGGGCCGGTCCCTTCTGGGCCCGCTCGCGCAACTACGGGACTGGGCAGAACACCACGTCCCCACCATTCTGGAGGCACGCGACAGGTATGACAGCGCACGCGACGAGGCCATCCTCGCAGGCGATTAG
- a CDS encoding NAD(P)-dependent oxidoreductase gives MKIAVYGATGMIGREIVTESLSRGHEVTAISRKATEVPGATAHGADLADVEAFTEVANGHDVVVLATGPSRTGGSHEEWLSAMNSAYTNAAGTRLMVVGGAGALKIDGARLVDSPDFPAAYKNEALTLAAAYDALQDAPAALDWTMLAPAPLITPGERTGKYTTATDTPAGDSISTQDYAVAMLDEIESPAYPRARFTAAN, from the coding sequence TTGAAGATCGCCGTATATGGAGCCACCGGTATGATCGGCCGCGAGATCGTGACCGAGTCTCTGAGCCGAGGCCACGAGGTAACCGCCATTTCCCGCAAGGCCACCGAAGTCCCCGGGGCCACGGCTCATGGTGCAGACCTGGCTGACGTCGAGGCTTTCACTGAAGTGGCCAACGGACACGATGTCGTCGTGCTGGCAACAGGACCGAGCCGCACCGGAGGCAGCCACGAGGAATGGCTTTCCGCGATGAACTCCGCCTACACCAACGCCGCAGGCACCCGGCTGATGGTCGTCGGCGGGGCCGGGGCCTTGAAGATCGACGGCGCCCGACTGGTCGACAGCCCCGACTTCCCCGCAGCGTACAAAAACGAGGCCCTGACCCTCGCCGCCGCCTACGACGCCCTCCAGGACGCCCCCGCGGCCCTGGACTGGACCATGCTCGCCCCGGCACCACTGATTACCCCGGGTGAGCGCACCGGCAAGTACACCACTGCCACCGACACGCCCGCCGGCGACAGCATCTCCACCCAGGACTACGCCGTGGCCATGCTCGATGAGATCGAAAGCCCCGCCTACCCTCGGGCGCGCTTCACCGCCGCAAACTAA
- a CDS encoding peptidase M56 family protein has protein sequence MKTDPMDQVFSEALRAHLVRQVTEEGTTAARRRRRRLWLGVGAFAGAGVLGGVGAAAAGFFTLPGSDVITELSGPVDGVYTGSASIDLGPAPEGSTHISVKVTCLSPGTLFLDEAGTITCSPSDIGSPSSVSEADALPISTGNNSVDIRTQEADMRWRAEARYINRTPTELGVNEKGETYGAAHNSQGVAPDLVAVIATNGRTGYAYSDALNVQPQFDSPEEAIAWQEEHRGEEFPIPVYESDGETVIGEFIVSGPPELADLP, from the coding sequence ATGAAGACAGATCCCATGGACCAGGTGTTCAGCGAAGCGCTGCGGGCTCATCTCGTCCGTCAGGTCACGGAGGAAGGGACTACTGCAGCACGGCGTCGGCGCCGGCGTCTTTGGCTCGGGGTGGGCGCCTTTGCCGGTGCCGGCGTACTCGGTGGAGTGGGCGCGGCAGCGGCCGGGTTCTTCACCCTTCCGGGAAGTGATGTGATCACCGAACTGTCGGGGCCAGTGGACGGCGTTTATACCGGTTCGGCGAGCATTGATCTGGGTCCTGCCCCTGAAGGCAGCACCCACATCTCTGTGAAGGTCACTTGTTTGAGTCCGGGCACTTTGTTCCTGGACGAGGCAGGCACGATCACCTGTTCACCTTCCGATATCGGCAGCCCCAGCAGCGTCAGCGAGGCAGACGCCCTCCCAATCTCCACGGGGAACAATTCAGTTGATATCCGCACACAAGAAGCGGATATGCGCTGGAGAGCAGAAGCTCGCTACATCAACAGAACCCCCACCGAACTTGGGGTGAATGAGAAAGGCGAAACCTACGGCGCAGCACATAACTCGCAAGGTGTCGCTCCTGACCTTGTTGCTGTCATAGCAACCAACGGACGGACCGGCTACGCGTACTCGGACGCCCTGAACGTGCAACCCCAATTCGATAGCCCAGAAGAGGCAATCGCCTGGCAGGAAGAACATCGCGGCGAAGAGTTCCCGATACCTGTCTACGAATCGGACGGCGAAACAGTCATCGGAGAATTCATCGTCTCTGGCCCACCGGAGCTGGCAGACCTCCCCTAA
- a CDS encoding DUF2975 domain-containing protein, whose translation MSRHQVALARILLGALAVGAVLAQAVIVPQLASDYAERFPEVAHLEAPYVLAVVVALAFFEVALLAAWQLLAAEGGEREPVRKAKPWTNIGMACLCLMALIFAGICVHAGSVAKVGGPAMLFGLVTSVAFIATVLALRSKATTLALEKGAE comes from the coding sequence ATGAGCAGACACCAAGTGGCACTCGCCCGCATCCTGCTCGGAGCACTTGCTGTCGGAGCGGTTTTGGCTCAAGCCGTGATCGTTCCGCAGCTCGCGTCTGACTACGCCGAGCGCTTCCCCGAGGTTGCACATCTGGAGGCGCCGTACGTCCTCGCGGTCGTAGTCGCTCTCGCCTTCTTTGAGGTTGCCCTGCTTGCCGCCTGGCAGCTCCTCGCCGCCGAAGGAGGTGAAAGGGAGCCGGTCAGGAAAGCGAAGCCCTGGACCAACATCGGGATGGCATGCCTTTGTCTCATGGCATTGATCTTCGCCGGTATCTGCGTACACGCCGGCTCCGTCGCAAAGGTCGGCGGGCCGGCGATGTTATTCGGTTTGGTCACCTCAGTTGCATTCATCGCAACAGTGCTCGCGCTCAGAAGCAAGGCAACCACCCTCGCACTCGAGAAAGGTGCCGAGTGA